In Mycolicibacter virginiensis, the DNA window GGGCAACGTCACCGAGTCGACCGCCGACCGGGCACGCCGTGACGGAATCAGGAGGTAAGCCCACACCTGGACGGGTTGGGCCAGCAATTCACCGGTGACTGCCGCCCCCCAACGCAGCCATCCCAGCCGAAACCGCCACGTGCCGCCGTTGGCCCGCCGCGCCGCACGAGCAACCGCGGCACACGGCAGGGTGCACAGGGCCCCGGCAAGCAGCTCGTGGGTGGTCCGCGCAGGCAGCGTCACCACCCACACCGCTCCGGTGGCCAACCACCACAACAGCGTTTCGGCG includes these proteins:
- a CDS encoding Na+/H+ antiporter subunit E is translated as MSAANSRLTGAFAETLLWWLATGAVWVVTLPARTTHELLAGALCTLPCAAVARAARRANGGTWRFRLGWLRWGAAVTGELLAQPVQVWAYLLIPSRRARSAVDSVTLPGEPAAVAAARSTAATMALATTPGTVVLDAAAHSVRVHRVGQRPGRLEEAVQR